In the genome of Anabas testudineus chromosome 4, fAnaTes1.2, whole genome shotgun sequence, one region contains:
- the LOC113152462 gene encoding uncharacterized protein LOC113152462 gives MIVQSSSSASTLRIWKIKMTLILIPTTTFSSVSLCYSKLICKEGESGPSHESIQAVFDLQPFRPAVNLSNPTIANISFTLYAVLGVNEKTQILTTFLWLRLYWNHEFLVWDPDECHGVTKISLPVRQLWSPDIIVYEFVDDDVSQACPYVYVNHTGSIRWDRMLRLVSACNLEIFSFPFDVQNCTFTFGSYMHTIKDVRVSPALTFKEMSLNSKRYLEASGEWELVDILGDASILQFGVDEWDIITFWVVIKRRPVLYVVNLLIPSSFLMLIDILSFYLPPHSVDRASFKMTLILGYTVFLLIMNDLLPSTANGTPIIGIYFSVCLALMVISLLETVVITNVLHHSSMKYQEIPSWVRVVVLKHIANLICYRWPEGLQTPSKAQTEKPESSNGSSGSCISQQADQTPTQHPSNSGVQAAPPELQQICQYLGDLRSHLTSLQKENKLQEQWCHVGYVLDYLLFRIYLLLISCYALDTEAPNTTKAKLRQKMTEERSTELIFISFTLLLGNVVAALNCTSPTPEALFDALNDSLFTKNQIRPVKTFSHPVNISVSITLVGILGVDEKSQILTTVLWQVLQWNIEGLSWDKEECGTSRVSVLRGNIWVPDIEIAEFMEEDKSPQAPYVYLYNTGLVYDDKPVRVVSSCRLVIYTFPFDIQNCSLTFGSYLHFASDISVFPDITAEETLQQSRHVLQTNGEWELTNITIAHSTLVLDVGSYSEIKYFIILRRRPLLYVVNLLLPSCFLITLDLFSFLLPPQSVDRSSFKMTLILGYTVFLLIMNDLLPVTGETTPLINIFFSISLALMVASLLETVFITNIQISSSQYSPVPRWLSVLVLQYLAVVVCIPPKKKTNRVTVFFNRSTGDPTLNSSVPVGELQSLSNTGPNIKYTDRDLALEELKKLSRDLLAIRLQMDKHFLGNNTSEEWQMIGVVIDRLLFGLYIVFITVSFVTIICIWVYSNFNVT, from the exons ATGATTGTTCAAAGCTCATCTTCTGCTTCAACATTGAGGATTTGGAAGATTAAAATGACACTTATTTTAATACCCACGACCACTTTCTCGTCAGTGTCCCTGTGTTACAGTAAACTGATTTGTAAAGAAGGTGAGAGTGGTCCAAGCCATGAGTCCATCCAGGCTGTGTTCGACCTGCAGCCCTTCAGACCAGCAGTGAACCTCAGCAATCCCACCATAGCAAACATCTCCTTCACTCTGTACGCTGTCCTCGGAGTG AATGAGAAGACCCAGATACTCACTACTTTTCTGTGGCTAAGACTG TACTGGAATCACGAGTTCCTCGTTTGGGACCCTGATGAGTGTCACGGCGTCACTAAGATTTCTCTCCCTGTGAGGCAGCTCTGGTCTCCAGACATCATTGTGTATGAGTT TGTGGATGACGATGTTTCCCAGGCGTGCCCTTATGTCTACGTCAACCACACGGGCAGCATCCGCTGGGACAGAATGCTGCGGCTCGTCTCTGCCTGCAACCTGGAGATATTCAGCTTTCCTTTCGACGTGCAGAACTGCACATTCACTTTTGGCTCTTACATGCACACCA tAAAAGATGTGAGGGTCAGTCCGGCTCTGACCTTCAAGGAGATGTCTCTGAACTCAAAGCGTTACCTGGAAGCCAGTGGAGAGTGGGAACTGGTGGACATACTGGGAGATGCATCCATCCTCCAGTTTGGCGTCGACGAGTGGGACATCATCACGTTCTGG gTGGTAATAAAACGGCGTCCAGTGCTCTATGTGGTCAACCTGCTCATCCCCAGCTCCTTCCTCATGCTAATCGACATCCTGTCCTTCTACCTGCCCCCCCACAGCGTTGACCGCGCCTCCTTCAAGATGACCCTCATCCTGGGCTACACTGTCTTTCTGCTCATCATGAACGACCTGCTGCCTAGCACAGCAAACGGGACACCTATCATAG gtatttatttctctgtgtgtctggcCCTCATGGTCATCAGTCTGCTGGAGACGGTCGTCATCACCAACGTCCTCCACCACAGCTCCATGAAATATCAAGAGATTCCAAGCTGGGTGAGGGTGGTGGTCCTCAAACACATAGCCAACCTGATCTGCTATCGCTGGCCAGAGGGCCTCCAGACGCCATCtaaagcacagacagaaaaacccGAGAGCTCAAACGGCAGCTCAGGCTCGTGTATCAGCCAACAGGCCGACCAAACTCCCACCCAGCACCCGTCCAACAGTGGAG TTCAAGCTGCTCCACCTGAATTGCAACAGATTTGCCAATACCTGGGTGACCTTCGCTCACACCTTACTTCCCTGCAGAAGGAGAATAAGTTGCAGGAGCAGTGGTGCCACGTGGGATATGTCCTCGACTACCTGCTCTTCCGCATCTATCTGCTGCTTATCTCCTGCTACGCTCTG GACACAGAGGCACCTAACACGACAAAGGCtaaactgagacagaaaatgacagaggaaAGGTCCACTGAGCtcattttcatcagtttcaCGCTGCTTCTtg GTAACGTTGTTGCAGCGTTGAACTGCACCAGCCCAACTCCTGAAGCGTTGTTTGATGCACTTAATGATTCATTGTTCACCAAGAATCAGATCCGTCCCGTAAAAACCTTTTCTCATCCAGTTAACATATCCGTCAGTATCACTTTGGTGGGGATTTTAGGAGTG GATGAAAAGTCACAAATCTTGACAACTGTCTTATGGCAAGTTCTT CAATGGAATATAGAGGGGCTGAGCTGGGATAAAGAGGAATGTGGAACTTCAAGAGTCTCTGTCCTGCGCGGAAATATTTGGGTCCCAGACATCGAGATCGCTGAGTT CATGGAGGAGGATAAATCTCCCCAAGCTCCCTACGTCTACTTGTATAACACAGGTCTCGTTTATGACGATAAGCCGGTGAGAGTGGTCAGCTCCTGTCGACTGGTGATCTACACGTTCCCCTTCGATATCCAAAACTGCTCTCTGACCTTTGGATCATATCTACACTTTG CTTCGGATATAAGCGTATTTCCAGACATCACCGCTGAAGAGACCCTGCAACAGTCCAGACATGTGCTTCAGACCAATGGGGAGTGGGAGCTCACAAACATCACAATAGCTCATTCCACCCTGGTGCTAGATGTCGGAAGCTACTCTGAAATCAAATACTTT aTCATCCTGAGACGTAGGCCGCTCCTCTATGTGGTGAACCTCCTGCTCCCCAGCTGTTTCCTCATCACGCTGGACCTGTTCAGCTTTCTGCTGCCTCCTCAAAGCGTGGACCGGTCCTCCTTCAAGATGACCCTCATTCTGGGCTACACGGTCTTCCTGCTCATCATGAACGACCTGCTGCCCGTCACCGGGGAGACGACGCCTCTCATCA ACATTTTCTTCTCCATCAGTCTCGCTCTGATGGTGGCCAGTCTGCTGGAGACGGTGTTTATCACTAATATCCAGATCAGCTCCAGCCAGTACAGTCCGGTGCCTCGTTGGCTCAGCGTTCTCGTGCTGCAGTATCTAGCGGTTGTTGTTTGCATCCCTCCGAAGAAAAAGACCAACCGGGTCACAGTCTTCTTCAACCGATCTACTGGAG ATCCAACATTGAATTCCAGCGTCCCAGTGGGAGAGCTTCAGAGTCTGTCCAACACTGGACCtaacataaaatacacagacagagaccTGGCTCTGGAGGAGTTGAAGAAGCTGAGCAGAGATCTTTTGGCCATCCGTCTTCAGATGGACAAACACTTTCTGGGAAACAACACTTCAGAGGAATGGCAAATGATAGGGGTGGTCATCGACCGCCTGCTATTCGGCTTGTACATCGTCTTTATCACCGTCAGCTTCGTCACCATCATATGTATCTGGGTCTACAGCAACTTTAATGTAACATGA
- the LOC113152913 gene encoding 5-hydroxytryptamine receptor 3A-like, whose protein sequence is MASKNCALKRLFTFVSLIMFVLMSAPCSGMHQNCSQPNQPALLDALNSVFNLSAIRPVKRMTTCTNVSTFFTLYGILGVDEKAQLLLTYIWLDYWWMNEFVSWDPAQCGTNKIALPREKFWVPDVVINEFMDENTAPDVPYVFVYNNGRIHDALPVKVVSSCNLDIYTFPFDIQRCNLGFNSYLHSAADIKIFLGKPTENITEYSKAVMTTMGEWELLDITAEKDQPNPGVNETDYSDMLVFHITVKRRSTMYVVNLLLPSCFLITVDLFSFLLPPQTVDRAAFKMTLILGYTVFMLIMNDLLPITGNTIPLINVFFSLCLVLMVASLLETIVVTNLLCGSDNFSPVPHWIQVLVLQILGPLVFLPQKNKDLDNKASAVMVKRRANEQPPEERGPATMDTKAVEELRNLGKDLQAIRLQVEQQLSGKNSEEWIQCGPLKVKPSVPLFIFVCLLMHAPCNSVMLNCTQPHSTSLLKALQPVFDLNPIRPVINVSTPTSVSISFTLYGILGVDEKAQILTTFIWQIITWKNEFITWDPVQCGSKWITVPRKLVWVPDVVINEFMEKNSAPFVPYVYIYSDGTILDAQPVKVVSSCRLDIYTFPFDTQNCVLSFNSYLYRKSAIEITNFTSAENILKHSLAEMTTMGEWDLRGITLKTYQLEASDGETFQLIRFFISLRRHPVMYVVNLLIPSCLLITVDLLSFMLPIKSVDRSMFKMTLILGYTVFLLIMNNLLPITGNTIPLINVFLTLCLALMLASLLETILIANLMCGSPHDSPVPSWIRVLVLHVLGRLVLLPPKPKDQEDTVIQNPDAQEVKLSSLVSGDGETSKQKGPLNEDEALEELRCLGRDLQAIRLQVEQQLSKSQGSDEWVQVGLVIDRLLFCLYTLFLLFSFITIIIFWVQSINTP, encoded by the exons ATGGCATCCAAGAATTGTGCACTGAAG CGTCTCTTTACATTTGTCAGTCTGATTATGTTTGTTCTCATGTCAG CTCCATGCAGTGGCATGCACCAGAACTGCTCTCAGCCAAACCAACCGGCTCTGCTGGACGCTCTGAATTCAGTCTTCAACTTGAGCGCCATACGACCTGTCAAGAGAATGACAACCTGCACCAACGTCAGCACATTTTTCACCTTGTACGGGATACTGGGAGTG GATGAAAAGGCTCAACTCTTGCTCACTTACATTTGGCTGGATTAT TGGTGGATGAACGAATTTGTCAGTTGGGACCCAGCACAGTGTGGCACTAACAAGATAGCTCTACCCAGAGAGAAGTTTTGGGTGCCTGATGTCGTAATTAATGAATT TATGGATGAAAACACAGCCCCAGATGTGccgtatgtgtttgtgtataataaTGGAAGAATACACGATGCTCTACCGGTCAAAGTCGTCAGCTCCTGTAACCTTGATATCTACACCTTCCCCTTTGACATACAGAGGTGTAATCTGGGTTTTAACTCTTATCTCCACTCGG CGGCAGACATAAAGATTTTCCTGGGGAAACCCACAGAAAACATCACAGAATATTCGAAAGCAGTGATGACTACTATGGGAGAGTGGGAGCTGTTAGACATCACTGCAGAAAAAGATCAACCCAACCCAGGCGTTAATGAAACTGATTACAGTGACATGCTTGTATTTCAT aTCACGGTGAAGCGCAGGTCCACGATGTATGTGGTGAATCTCCTGCTCCCCAGCTGCTTCCTCATCACGGTGGATcttttcagtttcctgctgcCCCCCCAGACTGTGGACCGAGCTGCCTTCAAGATGACCCTCATCCTGGGCTACACTGTCTTCATGCTCATCATGAACGACCTGCTGCCCATCACTGGGAACACCATACCTCTCATAA AtgtgttcttctctctctgcctggtTTTGATGGTTGCCAGTCTACTGGAGACTATCGTCGTCACCAACCTGTTATGTGGCTCTGACAACTTCTCTCCCGTCCCTCACTGGATCCAAGTGCTCGTTCTGCAAATTCTAGGCCctcttgttttcctgcctcAGAAGAATAAAGACTTAG ACAACAAAGCCAGTGCTGTGATGGTGAAGAGAAGAGCTAATGAACAACCTCCAGAGGAGAGGGGGCCAGCCACAATGGACACAAAGGCCGTGGAGGAACTGAGGAACCTGGGCAAGGACCTCCAGGCCATCCGCCTCCAGGtggagcagcagctcagtggaaAGAATTCAGAGGAGTGGATCCAG TGCGGCCCACTGAAAGTCAAGCCCTCTGTGCCACTGTTCATCTTCGTCTGTTTGCTCATGCACG cgCCGTGCAATTCTGTCATGCTGAATTGCACTCAACCTCACTCCACCTCTCTGCTGAAGGCTCTTCAGCCGGTCTTCGATCTGAATCCCATTCGACCTGTTATTAACGTGTCAACTCCAACCTCTGTCAGCATTAGCTTCACCCTGTATGGCATTTTAGGAGTG GATGAAAAGGCCCAAATCCTGACAACTTTTATCTGGCAAATTATA ACgtggaaaaatgaattcattacATGGGACCCAGTTCAGTGTGGTTCGAAATGGATTACAGTTCCAAGAAAACTGGTCTGGGTGCCAGACGTGGTCATCAATGAATT TATGGAAAAAAACTCTGCTCCATTTGTTCCGTACGTCTATATTTATTCTGATGGCACCATTCTTGATGCACAGCCCGTTAAAGTGGTCAGCTCCTGTAGGCTTGATATCTACACTTTTCCATTTGacacacaaaactgtgttttaagCTTTAACTCCTACTTGTACCGCA AAAGTGCTATAGAGATTACAAATTTTACATCTGcagaaaacatattaaaacattctCTAGCAGAAATGACAACTATGGGTGAGTGGGATCTAAGAGGAATCACGCTGAAGACATATCAGCTAGAAGCTAGTGATGGTGAAACGTTCCAGCTGATTCGCTTCTTT ATCTCACTGAGGCGTCACCCCGTAATGTATGTAGTGAACCTCCTGATCCCCAGCTGCCTTCTCATCACAGTGGACCTGTTAAGTTTCATGCTGCCTATCAAGAGTGTGGACCGATCCATGTTCAAGATGACCCTCATCCTGGGCTACACTGTCTTCCTGCTCATCATGAACAACCTGCTGCCCATCACTGGAAACACCATACCTCTCATAA ATGTGTTCCTGACCCTGTGTCTGGCTTTAATGTTGGCCAGTCTACTGGAGACTATCCTCATTGCTAACCTGATGTGTGGCTCCCCGCACGACTCTCCAGTTCCTTCGTGGATTAGGGTGCTAGTTCTTCACGTCCTAGGCCGACTGGTACTGCTTCCTCCAAAGCCCAAAGATCAAGAAGACACAGTGATTCAAAATCCTGACGCACAAG AAGTGAAACTCTCCTCTTTAGTGTCGGGGGACGGTGAGACGTCAAAGCAGAAGGGACCTCTGAATGAGGACGAGGCCCTGGAGGAGCTGAGGTGCCTGGGCAGAGACCTCCAGGCCATCCGCCTTcaggtggagcagcagctgagcaaAAGCCAGGGCTCAGACGAGTGGGTCCAGGTGGGTTTGGTCATAGACCGCTTGCTGTTCTGTCTCTACACCCTCTTCCTGTTATTCAGCTTCATTACCATCATCATTTTCTGGGTGCAGTCAATAAACACACCCTGA
- the si:ch211-276k2.2 gene encoding receptor-transporting protein 2 isoform X2, whose protein sequence is MAQSEWTQMFQNKTSYLGQGDSWRLEFDENIEPESPNQGWKEYIRKTCARRSWPSNRVMVVFHMLLNYGQGTVKVRLFRQNCKRCTAAPMERPSVTTENIDILLEKLVEKIRIKCYNEKLGTNQRRFRTVDVKSPHEPSHCEACIKGICTRNSANVGF, encoded by the exons ATGGCACAAAGCGAGTGGACACAAATGTTCCAGAATAAAACAAGTTACCTTGGACAAGGAGACTCCTGGCGTCTGGAGTTTGATGAAAATATTGAGCCTGAGTCCCCAAACCAGGGATGGAAAGAGTACATCAGGAAGACCTGTGCAAG AAGAAGCTGGCCTTCCAACCGGGTGATGGTTGTCTTCCACATGCTCCTGAATTATGGACAGGGCACTGTCAAGGTCAGGCTTTTCCGTCAGAACTGCAAGAGGTGCACCGCAGCTCCAATGGAGAGGCCCAGCGTCACCACAGAGAACATTGACATCCTCCTGGAGAAACTGGTGGAGAAGATAAGAATAAAATGCTACAATGAAAAGTTAGGGACAAATCAAAGACGTTTCAGAACCGTTGATGTCAAAAGTCCCCATGAGCCTTCTCATTGTGAGGCCTGCATTAAAGGCATCTGTACTCGTAATTCGGCCAATGTTGGTTTTTAG
- the si:ch211-276k2.2 gene encoding receptor-transporting protein 2 isoform X1 — MAQSEWTQMFQNKTSYLGQGDSWRLEFDENIEPESPNQGWKEYIRKTCASFKCSMCRRSWPSNRVMVVFHMLLNYGQGTVKVRLFRQNCKRCTAAPMERPSVTTENIDILLEKLVEKIRIKCYNEKLGTNQRRFRTVDVKSPHEPSHCEACIKGICTRNSANVGF; from the exons ATGGCACAAAGCGAGTGGACACAAATGTTCCAGAATAAAACAAGTTACCTTGGACAAGGAGACTCCTGGCGTCTGGAGTTTGATGAAAATATTGAGCCTGAGTCCCCAAACCAGGGATGGAAAGAGTACATCAGGAAGACCTGTGCAAG CTTCAAATGCTCCATGTGCAGAAGAAGCTGGCCTTCCAACCGGGTGATGGTTGTCTTCCACATGCTCCTGAATTATGGACAGGGCACTGTCAAGGTCAGGCTTTTCCGTCAGAACTGCAAGAGGTGCACCGCAGCTCCAATGGAGAGGCCCAGCGTCACCACAGAGAACATTGACATCCTCCTGGAGAAACTGGTGGAGAAGATAAGAATAAAATGCTACAATGAAAAGTTAGGGACAAATCAAAGACGTTTCAGAACCGTTGATGTCAAAAGTCCCCATGAGCCTTCTCATTGTGAGGCCTGCATTAAAGGCATCTGTACTCGTAATTCGGCCAATGTTGGTTTTTAG
- the tctex1d2 gene encoding tctex1 domain-containing protein 2, producing the protein MEGSDTYLIRPNHQHKFKPAIVKEHIREIVRERLSGVQYDPEEVPNLSRSLADSIKDKVKNAGFDRYKLVVQVVIGEQRGQGVKMSSRCLWDADTDNYAEDVFMNDRLFCVVAVFGSYYY; encoded by the exons ATGGAGGGGTCAGATACCTACCTGATACGACCTAATCATCAGCACAA GTTTAAACCAGCCATTGTGAAGGAGCATATTCGTGAAATAGTGAGGGAGAGACTGTCTGGAGTGCAGTACGACCCAGAGGAAGTCCCAAACCTGTCCCGTTCACTGGCAGACTCCATTAAGGACAAAGTGAAGA ATGCAGGATTTGACCGCTATAAGCTTGTCGTGCAGGTGGTCATTGGAGAGCAACGAGGGCAAGGAGTCAA GATGTCTTCCAGGTGTTTGTGGGATGCTGACACAGACAACTATGCAGAAGATGTTTTCATGAAT GACCGCTTGTTTTGTGTGGTGGCTGTTTTTGGAAGTTATTACTACTGA
- the nmur1a gene encoding neuromedin-U receptor 1: MSSYNCSFDLLPENFGLLCPPGENCNNQTSSMNGSHIDLDDACLTEQHYLEKYLGPRRSSVFLLICHIYLIIFVVGVVGNVLTCTVIARNKVMWTPTNYYLFSLAVSDLLVLLLGMPLELYELWQNYPFLLGEGGCYFKTFLFETVCLASILNVTALSVERYIAVVHPLRAKYVVTRTHAKRVILTVWGVSILCAVPNTSLHGIAMLYSRSTGPSGGNINVKIPDSAMCTLVKPRWMYNLTIQVTTLLFFILPMLTISVLYMLIGLQLKREKIHQALGAKSGFAPDSSCNIRTQQQKARRQQVTKMLFVLVVVFGICWAPFHTDRLMWSFINDWTDNHMKIFKYVHIISGVFFYLSSAVNPILYNLMSTRFREMFKEVMCHRPHHITPRKYSLSVTRVTLRSTLSDAPLSNVTVVVEAEAEDGEVKLKDESFSC; the protein is encoded by the exons ATGTCTTCTTACAACTGCTCTTTTGATCTGCTCCCTGAAAACTTTGGGCTGCTTTGTCCTCCAGGGGAAAACTGTAATAATCAGACGTCTAGCATGAATGGCAGTCACATCGATCTGGATGATGCATGTTTGACGGAGCAACATTACTTGGAGAAATACCTTGGGCCTCGTCGTTCATCTGTGTTCCTCCTCATCTGCCACATCTACTTAATCATCTTCGTAGTTGGCGTAGTGGGGAACGTGCTGACATGTACAGTCATTGCACGAAACAAAGTGATGTGGACACCGACAAACTACTACCTGTTCAGCTTGGCAGTGTCAGacctgctggtgctgctgctcgGCATGCCCCTGGAGCTGTACGAGCTGTGGCAGAACTACCCCTTCCTTCTAGGGGAGGGAGGCTGCTACTTTAAAACGTTCCTATTCGAGACGGTCTGCTTGGCGTCCATCCTCAACGTGACAGCGCTCAGTGTGGAGCGCTACATTGCTGTGGTGCACCCACTGCGAGCAAAGTACGTTGTGACACGTACCCACGCCAAGCGGGTCATCCTCACAGTGTGGGGTGTTTCCATCTTGTGTGCTGTACCCAACACAAGTTTACATGGGATCGCCATGCTTTACAGCCGCTCCACAGGTCCTTCAGGTGGGAACATAAATGTGAAGATCCCAGACTCTGCAATGTGTACACTGGTAAAACCACGTTGGATGTACAACCTGACCATTCAGGTGACcactttgttatttttcattctgCCCATGCTCACCATCAGCGTTCTCTACATGCTAATTGGGCTGCAGCTGAAGCGGGAGAAGATTCATCAGGCACTGGGAGCGAAATCAGGCTTTGCACCGGACAGTTCGTGTAACATCcgaacacagcagcagaaagctcGCCGCCAGCAGGTTACCAAAATGCTGT TTGTCTTGGTGGTGGTCTTCGGAATCTGCTGGGCTCCATTTCACACTGACCGCCTAATGTGGAGCTTCATCAATGATTGGACTGACAACCACATGAAAATCTTTAAGTATGTGCACATCATCTCCGGAGTGTTTTTCTACCTCAGCTCAGCAGTCAACCCAATCCTGTACAACCTCATGTCCACACGCTTTAGAGAAATGTTCAAAGAGGTCATGTGCCATCGGCCACATCACATCACTCCCAGGAAGTACTCGCTCAGTGTCACTCGGGTGACGCTCCGCAGCACCCTGAGTGATGCGCCGCTCAGCAAtgtaactgttgttgttgaagcaGAGGCAGAAGATGGAGAAGTGAAGTTGAAAGATGAAAGTTTTTCCTGTTAA